The following proteins are encoded in a genomic region of Sesamum indicum cultivar Zhongzhi No. 13 linkage group LG8, S_indicum_v1.0, whole genome shotgun sequence:
- the LOC105168248 gene encoding methyl-CpG-binding domain-containing protein 9 — translation METENSSKKGNWKMAFPIDLNETPMPSPREAVDDTVVGSASVSVCAVCRKGVPVGKVPEKGMEGQRQEFKCFRCLLKDDGGGRSGSCGGGGEVGRFDINASPPREAEEGDDAAVVGSRGGDGGGKIHASVRSSFLSHHATKRPLNPLLEDIGNNFPTTSSVAAAANAGFRDMLQQKVHSDRNLGTVHKESIFDLGLLAGHSSRVEFPPESPNMLYLQTLREYIAERSGVLGEGWRVEFEFCDQRCKTSAVYIAPDGSRLRSMEDVACHLGLQSRYHYLVTENGSNEFAFSRSGLKIDPAKKVSSAFLAAQNCRQRQKTLRGSNSQGFLSSSGTIGCSETNDNKSIKEVGYHDGFPIQFHDFCLLSAGIVDPRPSYHNTDQIWPVGYRASWHDRITGSLFVCDVADGGDSGPIFKIQRYPCTMQSTPVGSTILSKKKQMSCKGDDQVIKDDLVTFEVVDDDSISTITLLNEDSPPCLEHCLTNSKREDEVHNTQEDNSSNSDLELLPQRSGNLVGDAVGLNDVIGEFQVEGRSTSSVWEMVSQAFLYACHETYKQKGIIKFFCSHDVYGMNNENLDGVGSLAKFCYFDGLISIPALVQNENEFNMACEMILIWLNQDRFGLDADFVQEIIEQLPGVTVCSEYKNLNDRKHSSDLQTVGSGFLLAERKTNFASGTSRRSQLKLGDQEDTLKRDPGPPGKPLNSSLPSYLLGDALQIWELAWRFLEVLGLEQPFSFHELESELVSPWLDSYPLDSRYETVDIQDATPSGCEKASQAGAACLGRRTGLLLAKILGSLLKLLVSELLSKAAVYVCPNFDAGESKSRRGRKKDLDCLAALKKTKIDMLPVNELTWQEIARRYILAVLSMEGNLDSTEIASRESGKVFHCLGGDGGILCGSLTGVAALEGDAVVLADAMKEIFGSLKSKNEVVSLCERESDINGAQTIEVSDSVIPEWAQVLEPVRKLPTNVGARIRRCINEALERNPPDWAKKILEHSISKEVYKGNASGPTKRAVISVLANVSSESPQQKTEKKEKVKIKTNLADLITKQCRIVLRRAAASDEDRVFCNLLARILLNPNDNDDEGLLGYPAMVSRPLDFRTIDLRLAAGAYGGSHEAFVDDVREVWRNIRAAYGDRSDLIEVAEKLSNKFEDLYEKEVLTLVHKIAETSNTNDSSADAIKERDDLLAHVCNSSLPRAPWDEGICKVCGMDKDDDNVLLCDKCDSEYHRYCLNPPLLRIPEGNWYCPSCVVGQSVSCTAAYGSAATQSRKRRYQGQFTRKFLEELARLANLMEIKEYWEFTIEERIFFMKFLFDEALNSATIREHMDQCASRAADLQIKLRTLTSELKLLKVKEDMLGLSTEKANSGVFNGRGDLKSDASSSLLAIENISRGKPSDKGSHLPPFPGFTQLEDGPCLNEEVDCNKQPNWPPSRSNKGVSSSDMLSQSQTQQLVSDHSQQVHAQSSRGTSWQNELPNQRHTIAVRDLQVMPGCNYSSSTCDHVTVTAPMSSVHESRGNHCPDQADMPSSQDNSLKVSTFKNDISNLQHSIASIESELLKVSLRKDFLGRDSNGRVYWAFYCPGARPWVVACGDLASKERCPEEFISIPDSDKWVYYESDTEIEKLVGWLRENILREKELRESILLLQSNKMKDSEYTENHILSKGETGHNGKKTLSADFLAIKAMTALEKRFGTCLETEATDVCQNLASRASQDGKMSRCECLELLWPSKVHCPSCHQSFPTVEELRQHSKENCIAAASVSKRSQAAEDISKRKKSRNVASQEKRPGNISILQISTSEKQSDESNLVDRYHADCPFNFEEIVSRFILPSSVKDVVNDIGLIGTGGIPSFLPSGSPHLSDPALTLGSRRIHEASPSDMPTDLRSKWQHSGNETSAAVSKKANKESNRSSRCDENGLAEEASTVERLKSILMSERDQVSSMKDKGSLLGLPKSSIIPESSSRPLVGRASENLRFLKISLLDIDAALPEDAVRKSRSNQDRRRAWRGFVKSARSIYEMVQATIILEDTIKSEYLRNDWWYWSSPSTAAKITTLSALALRIYSLDAAISYEKPLPSGAMEIPEPSCAMDEDTPPGTTSKNVANSSSPPLRKTPELDPADNPRTRSRTSKRRKDMNS, via the exons ATGGAAACTGAAAACAGCAGCAAAAAGGGGAACTGGAAAATGGCGTTCCCTATAGATCTAAACGAGACGCCGATGCCGTCTCCACGTGAGGCTGTTGATGACACCGTTGTGGGGAGTGCTAGCGTTTCCGTTTGTGCGGTGTGCCGCAAGGGAGTTCCAGTTGGGAAGGTTCCTGAAAAAGGGATGGAGGGTCAGCGGCAGGAGTTTAAATGCTTCCGGTGTTTGCTCAAGGATGACGGAGGCGGTAGAAGCGGCTCTTGCGGCGGAGGAGGTGAAGTGGGTCGTTTCGACATCAACGCTTCACCACCACGTGAGGCGGAGGAGGGAGATGATGCTGCCGTTGTGGGTAGCCGGGGTGGAGATGGTGGTGGCAA GATACACGCTTCAGTTCGATCTTCTTTCTTGAGCCATCATGCTACAAAAAGACCTCTAAATCCTCTGTTGGAGGATATTGGGaataattttccaacaaccTCATCTGTCGCAGCAGCTGCTAATGCAGGATTTCGAGATATGTTACAGCAAAAAGTGCATTCTGATAGAAACTTAGGTACAGTTCACAAGGAATCTATATTTGATCTGGGGCTCCTGGCTGGTCATTCTAGTCGAGTGGAATTTCCCCCTGAGAGTCCAAATATGTTGTATCTACAAACTCTTAGGGAATATATTGCTGAAAGATCAGGTGTTCTGGGAGAAGGTTGGCGTGTGGAATTTGAATTCTGTGACCAAAGATGTAAAACCTCTGCTGTTTATATTGCACCTGATGGGAGTAGGCTCAGGTCAATGGAGGATGTTGCTTGCCACTTAGGGTTGCAGTCGCGGTATCACTATTTAGTGACCGAGAATGGAAGTAATGAATTTGCTTTCAGTAGGAgtggattaaaaattgatcCAGCAAAGAAGGTATCCTCAGCTTTTCTGGCAGCCCAAAATTGCAGACAAAGGCAGAAGACACTGAGGGGTAGCAACAGCCAGGGTTTCTTGTCCAGTTCAGGGACTATTGGTTGTTCTGAAACTAATGATAACAAAAGTATAAAGGAAGTTGGCTACCAT GATGGCTTCCCAATTCAGTTTCATGACTTCTGTCTTTTATCAGCTGGCATCGTTGATCCACGACCATCATACCACAATACTGACCAAATCTGGCCTGTTGGTTACAGAGCTAGCTGGCATGATAGAATCACTGGGTCTCTTTTTGTATGTGATGTTGCAGACGGTGGTGATTCTGGCCCCATTTTTAAAATCCAAAGATACCCATGCACCATGCAGTCTACACCAGTTGGCTCAACTATCCTCTcgaagaagaaacaaatgtCCTGCAAAGGGGATGACCAGGTGATTAAAGATGACTTGGTCACATTCGAGGTAGTTGATGATGACAGTATATCGACAATAACCCTGCTAAATGAAGATAGTCCCCCATGTTTGGAGCATTGTCTCACTAATTCAAAGAGAGAAGATGAGGTTCATAATACTCAAGAAGATAATTCTTCAAACTCAGATCTGGAATTGCTACCTCAGAGAAGTGGGAATTTGGTAGGTGATGCAGTAGGACTGAATGATGTCATTGGGGAATTCCAAGTTGAAGGCAGGTCAACATCATCTGTGTGGGAAATGGTTTCTCAGGCTTTCTTGTATGCTTGCCATGAGACATATAAACAAAAGGGCATAATTAAGTTTTTCTGCAGCCATGATGTATATGGAATGAATAATGAAAACCTGGATGGTGTTGGTTCTTTAGCGAAATTTTGTTACTTTGATGGTCTTATCAGCATCCCGGCTTTGGTTCAGAATGAGAATGAGTTTAACATGGCTTGTGAAATGATATTGATATGGTTAAACCAGGACAGGTTTGGATTAGATGCAGACTTTGTTCAAGAAATTATAGAACAACTTCCTGGAGTTACTGTCTGTTCAGAATATAAGAATCTGAATGATAGAAAGCACAGTTCAGACCTACAAACAGTTGGGAGCGGATTTTTGCTGGCCGAGCGAAAGACCAATTTTGCCTCTGGAACTTCTAGGAGATCTCAATTAAAATTGGGTGATCAAGAAGACACTTTAAAGCGGGATCCCGGTCCTCCGGGCAAGCCACTTAACTCAAGCCTTCCTTCATACCTGCTGGGTGATGCTCTACAG ATTTGGGAGCTTGCTTGGCGTTTCTTAGAGGTTCTAGGGCTTGAacaacctttttcttttcacgaACTTGAATCGGAACTTGTAAGCCCTTGGTTAGATAGCTATCCTTTGGATTCAAGATATGAAACTGTGGATATTCAGGATGCCACTCCCTCTGGTTGTGAGAAGGCTTCTCAAGCTGGTGCAGCTTGTCTTGGCAGACGTACTGGTCTTCTTTTGGCAAAGATTCTTGGCTCGCTGCTGAAATTGCTCGTCAGTGAGCTGTTGTCCAAAGCAGCAGTATATGTGTGCCCTAATTTTGATGCAGGAGAATCTAAATCAAGACGAGGCAGGAAGAAAGATTTGGATTGCTTggctgctttaaagaaaaccaaaattgaTATGCTGCCTGTCAATGAACTTACATGGCAAGAAATTGCTCGTAGATATATTTTGGCTGTTTTATCCATGGAGGGTAATCTTGATTCAACAGAGATTGCTAGCCGTGAAAGCGGGAAAGTTTTCCATTGTTTAGGAGGTGATGGTGGGATACTATGTGGATCTCTTACGGGAGTCGCTGCTCTGGAGGGAGATGCAGTG GTTCTGGCAGACGCTATGAAGGAGATATTTGGTTCACTGAAGAGTAAAAATGAGGTGGTTAGTTTATGTGAGAGAGAGTCGGATATCAACGGAGCTCAAACAATTGAGGTGAGTGATAGTGTTATCCCTGAATGGGCACAAGTGCTTGAACCTGTAAGAAAGCTACCGACAAATGTTGGAGCCCGGATCCGGAGATGTATCAATGAAGCTTTGGAGAGAAACCCTCCTGATTGGGCTAAAAAGATATTAGAACACTCTATTAGCAAGGAAGTTTACAAGGGTAATGCATCAGGTCCAACCAAG AGAGCAGTTATCTCAGTGCTTGCAAATGTGAGCAGTGAAAGTCCGCAGCAGAAGactgagaagaaagaaaaggtaaaGATAAAGACCAATCTGGCAGACCTAATCACTAAACAATGTCGTATTGTTCTCCGGCGTGCTGCTGCTTCAGATGAAGATAGAGTTTTCTGCAATCTTCTGGCAAGGATATTATTGAACCCTAATGATAACGATGATGAAGGGCTTCTTGGATATCCTGCAATGGTATCTCGTCCTTTAGACTTTAGGACTATTGATCTCAGATTGGCAGCTGGGGCTTATGGTGGGTCACATGAAGCATTTGTTGACGATGTTAGGGAG GTTTGGCGCAACATACGCGCTGCATATGGTGATCGATCTGATTTGATTGAAGTGGCCGAAAAATTATCCAACAAGTTTGAAGATCTTTATGAGAAAGAG GTTCTGACTCTTGTCCATAAAATTGCTGAGACTTCCAACACAAATGATTCAAGTGCTGATGCTATAAAAGAGAGAGATGATTTGCTTGCTCATGTGTGTAATAGCTCACTTCCTAGAGCTCCTTGGGATGAAGGAATATGTAAAGTTTGCGGCATGGACAAAGATGATGACAATGTGCTCTTGTGTGATAAATGTGATTCCGAGTATCATAGATATTGCTTGAACCCTCCACTTCTACGAATTCCAGAGGGAAACTGGTATTGCCCTTCCTGTGTTGTTGGCCAGTCTGTTTCTTGTACTGCAGCCTATGGATCAGCTGCAACTCAAAGTAGGAAAAGAAGATATCAGGGGCAATTCACACGCAAGTTTTTGGAAGAACTGGCTCGATTAGCAAACCTGATGGAGATAAAAGAATATTGGGAATTCACAATTGAGGAG AGAATATTCTTCATGAAGTTCTTGTTTGATGAGGCGCTAAACTCTGCTACTATTCGTGAGCACATGGATCAATGTGCCTCTCGGGCTGCTGATTTGCAGATAAAACTACGCACCCTCACTTCTGAATTGAAACTTCTGAAAGTTAAGGAAGACATGCTAGGTTTGAGCACAGAGAAAGCAAACTCTGGTGTATTTAACGGACGTGGAGATTTGAAATCAGATGCATCGTCTTCTCTGCTTGCTATTGAAAATATCTCAAGAGGAAAACCATCGGACAAGGGCAGTCATCTTCCACCCTTCCCTGGTTTCACACAACTGGAAGATGGCCCATGTTTAAATGAAGAAGTTGATTGCAATAAACAGCCTAATTGGCCTCCTTCTAGGAGCAATAAGGGCGTAAGCTCTTCTGATATGTTGAGTCAATCACAAACTCAGCAGCTTGTGAGTGATCATAGTCAACAGGTCCATGCACAATCATCAAGAGGAACTAGTTGGCAAAATGAGTTGCCCAACCAAAGGCACACCATTGCAGTGAGAGACTTACAGGTGATGCCTGGCTGTAACTACTCCAGCTCTACATGTGACCATGTCACGGTGACTGCACCTATGAGTTCGGTACATGAATCACGCGGCAATCACTGTCCAGACCAAGCTGATATGCCTTCATCACAAGACAACAGCCTCAAGGTGAGCACCTTTAAGAATGATATATCAAATCTGCAGCATTCAATTGCTTCAATAGAATCAGAGTTGCTGAAGGTATCTCTTCGGAAGGATTTCTTGGGCCGAGATTCTAATGGCAGAGTTTATTGGGCCTTCTACTGTCCTGGGGCTCGTCCATGGGTAGTAGCTTGTGGGGATCTGGCATCCAAGGAGAGGTGTCCTGAAGAGTTCATCAGTATTCCTGATTCTGACAAGTGGGTATATTATGAATCGGATACTGAAATTGAGAAACTAGTTGGATGGCTGAGAGAAAATATCCTGAGGGAGAAAGAATTAAGAGAGTCCATTTTACTACTGCAAAGTAACAAAATGAAAGACTCGGAGTATActgaaaatcatattttaagcAAAGGAGAAACAGGCCATAATGGAAAGAAAACTTTATCAGCTGATTTTTTGGCTATAAAGGCTATGACTGCATTGGAAAAAAGATTTGGTACTTGCTTGGAGACCGAGGCAACAGATGTATGTCAGAATCTGGCTTCCAGAGCAAGTCAGGATGGCAAAATGTCTAGATGTGAGTGCTTAGAGCTGTTGTGGCCTTCTAAAGTCCACTGTCCATCGTGTCATCAAAGTTTTCCAACCGTTGAGGAGCTAAGACAACACTCCAAGGAAAACTGCATAGCAGCAGCATCTGTCTCTAAGAGAAGCCAGGCAGCTGAAGATATCTCCAAGCGCAAGAAGTCAAGAAATGTAGCTTCACAGGAGAAGCGCCCTGGTAATATCAGCATTCTTCAAATATCCACGAGCGAGAAACAAAGCGATGAATCTAATTTGGTTGACCGCTATCATGCTGATTGTCCATTTAATTTTGAGGAGATTGTGAGCAGGTTCATCCTTCCCAGCTCAGTCAAGGATGTGGTGAATGACATAGGACTTATTGGTACTGGTGGAATTCCATCCTTTTTGCCAAGTGGGTCTCCGCATCTCAGTGATCCTGCCCTAACATTGGGCTCCAGAAGAATACATGAAGCCAGTCCGAGTGACATGCCGACAGACTTGAGAAGCAAATGGCAGCACTCGGGTAATGAAACCAGTGCTGCAGTTAGCAAGAAGGCTAATAAAGAATCAAATAGATCGTCAAGGTGTGATGAAAATGGCTTGGCTGAGGAGGCTTCTACAGTTGAGAGATTGAAATCTATATTAATGAGTGAAAGGGATCAAGTTTCTTCCATGAAGGACAAGGGTTCACTTCTTGGGTTACCGAAAAGCAGTATAATTCCCGAATCTTCATCAAGACCATTAGTAGGTAGAGCTTCTGAGAATCTGAGGTTTCTTAAGATAAGTCTGCTTGATATAGATGCTGCTCTACCAGAAGATGCTGTAAGAAAGTCGAGGTCAAATCAAGACAGAAGACGGGCATGGCGTGGATTTGTCAAATCTGCAAGATCAATTTATGAG ATGGTTCAAGCTACAATCATACTCGAGGACACAATTAAGAGCGAGTACTTGCGAAATGATTGGTGGTATTGGTCATCACCTTCTACTGCAGCTAAAATCACCACTCTCTCGGCGCTTGCTCTGCGCATATACTCTCTAGATGCAGCCATTTCTTATGAGAAACCTCTTCCCAGTGGTGCAATGGAAATTCCAGAGCCAAGTTGTGCAATGGACGAGGACACCCCTCCTGGTACAACTTCAAAGAATGTTGCAAACTCAAGCAGCCCACCATTGCGAAAAACACCTGAGCTAGATCCTGCCGATAATCCAAGAACCAGGAGTAGAACTAGCAAGCGGAGGAAGGATATGAACAGTTGA
- the LOC105168651 gene encoding LOW QUALITY PROTEIN: RNA-binding protein 25 (The sequence of the model RefSeq protein was modified relative to this genomic sequence to represent the inferred CDS: deleted 2 bases in 1 codon), translated as MRHRCQMVIRLCLSLFPKVPCLLRTMLTVECSYASVIQGVPRYPSPYAPMIRPAFPPRPLVGVMPPLARPPLVGVRPPIIPPVVRPPSTPTVTSAEPQTTVYVGKISSTVENDFMLSLLQLCGPVKSWKRPQDPTGTLKGFGFCEFESAEGVLRALRLLNKLSVDGQELMLNVNQTTREYLERYVEKKCESSTKTKESETESGEKEEASASGADANETTRSSEEPLKPASDEQKKDDNEMNKETPDAANFGLVTDEDRKADSEALEKLTGMIEERLKSKPLPPPPPQRAVDGAANSNAEQPSWSRDRESEEDVAKNDSEDKNEDQKTAESKPSSEHDKNETGSPDRSRRRDRSRDRDRDREMRRDKERELERYEREREQERAKREKEREYRSREDERRFKAREKXXXHWRKREREREKERAQERKWEIMDQERDGDDGYGKKRKYKTSDEERKRRQREKEEDLADRLREEEEIAEAKMKAEEEQKKQLEALKTLINQPANGHETAILPNENNDENHDEADQAFAHKPSHGTSEGEGFLQNGTSDEFVISSNSASDARQTSSLPTRKLGFGLSGSGKRAAVPSVFNEDEDEDAHKEKKMRPLVPIDYSTEEQQAVQPSMSEGPSANMAAAAEFAKRISTLNPKEEKPDVEKEKSRRSHERSSQRDRDRHEEGISNREESRRPENQKLLDAKQLIDTIPKTKDELFSYEINWVIYDQNALHERMRPWISKKITDFLGEEEDTLVDYIVSSTQEHVDAGEMLERLQTILDDEAEMFVLKMWRMLIFEIKKVETGLAPRLRA; from the exons GAGTTCCTCGTTATCCTTCTCCTTATGCACCAATGATCCGGCCAGCTTTTCCTCCACGACCATTGGTTGGTGTTATGCCCCCATTGGCGCGCCCTCCGCTTGTTGGAGTTCGTCCTCCGATCATTCCTCCTGTTGTTAGGCCGCCTTCTACCCCAACTGTTACATCAGCAGAGCCACAGACAACTGTCTACGTCGGAAAGATATCATCAACTGTGGAAAATGATTTCATGCTGTCTCTCCTGCAA CTCTGCGGCCCTGTAAAGAGTTGGAAACGTCCTCAAGATCCCACTGGCACTTTAAAAGGTTTTGGGTTCTGTGAATTTGAGTCTGCTGAAGGAGTTCTTCGTGCCCTGCGATTGCTTAATAAGCTTAGTGTTGATGGACAAGAGTTGATG TTAAATGTTAATCAAACAACTCGAGAATATCTAGAACGTTATGTAGagaaaaaatgtgaaagttCAACGAAAACTAAAGAATCAGAGACTGAAAGTGGTGAAAAAGAGGAAGCAAGTGCATCAGGTGCTGATGCTAATGAGACAACAAGGTCCTCTGAAGAACCTTTGAAGCCTGCCTCAGATGAACAGAAAAAGGATGACAATGAAATGAATAAAGAAACTCCTGACGCTGCCAATTTTGGGCTGGTAACTGATGAAGACAGGAAAGCAGATAGTGAGGCTCTTGAGAAGCTCACAGGCATGATAGAGGAGAGGTTGAAGAGCAAACCACTACCACCTCCACCCCCACAAAGAGCTGTTGATGGTGCTGCCAACTCAAACGCAGAACAGCCTTCTTGGTCAAGGGATAGGGAATCAGAAGAAGATGTAGCAAAGAATG ATTCAGAAGACAAAAATGAAGATCAGAAGACTGCTGAAAGTAAGCCTTCAAGTGAACATGATAAGAATGAAACAGGTTCACCTGATAGGAGCAGAAGGCGTGATAGGAGCAGAGACCGAGACCGTGATCGTGAAATGAGACGAGATAAGGAGAGGGAACTAGAACGATACGAGAGAGAACGGGAGCAAGAACGAGCTAAGAGGGAGAAGGAGAGAGAATATAGGAGTCGGGAAGATGAACGCAGGTTCAAGGCACGTGAAAAAGNNNNNNNN CATTGGCGGAAGAGGGAGCgggaaagagagaaagagagggcTCAGGAAAGGAAGTGGGAAATTATGGACCAAGAGCGTGATGGTGATGATGGGTATGGAAAGAAGAGGAAATACAAGACTAGTGATGAAGAGAGGAAAAGGAGGCAAAGGGAGAAGGAAGAGGACCTTGCCGACAGATTgagagaggaagaagagatTGCAGAAGCTAAAATGAAGGCCGAGGAAGAACAGAAGAAACAGCTTGAGGCACTGAAGACTCTAATTAATCAACCAGCTAATGGACATGAGACAGCTATTTTGCCAAATGAAAACAATGATGAAAACCACGATGAGGCTGATCAGGCATTTGCTCACAAACCAAGTCATGGGACTTCTGAAG GTGAAGGGTTCTTACAGAATGGCACCAGTGATGAATTTGTTATATCATCTAATTCGGCGTCAGATGCAAGGCAAACTAGCAGTTTGCCCACTAGAAAGTTGGGATTTGGTCTTTCGGGGTCTGGAAAACGAGCTGCTGTTCCGTCTGTTTTCAACgaggatgaggatgaggatgCACATAAGGAAAAGAAGATGAGACCTCTGGTTCCAATTGATTACTCAACTGAGGAACAGCAGGCAGTTCAACCTTCCATGTCTGAAGGCCCATCTGCCAATATGGCTGCAGCAGCagaatttgctaagcgtatttCAACTTTGAATCCTAAAGAAGAGAAGCCTGAcgtagaaaaagaaaaaagtaggCGTTCTCATGAGAGATCTAGCCAGCGAGATCGAGATAGACATGAAGAAGGGATTAGTAACCGTGAAGAAAGCAGAAGACCAGAAAACCAGAAGCTTTTGGATGCTAAACAGTTGATTGACACGATTCCAAAGACCAAAGATGAATTGTTTTCGTATGAGATAAATTGGGTGATCTACGATCAG AATGCTCTGCATGAGAGAATGAGACCATGGATATCCAAGAAGATTACGGACTTCTTGGGAGAGGAGGAGGATACACTTGTAGACTACATTGTTTCTAGCACTCAAGAGCATGTTGATGCAGGTGAGATGCTTGAAAGGCTCCAAACTATATTGGATGATGAAGCTGAGATGTTTGTGCTGAAGATGTGGAGAATGCTCATCTTTGAGATCAAGAAAGTAGAGACTGGCCTAGCCCCTAGGTTAAGGGcctaa